From Echinicola soli, a single genomic window includes:
- the rlmD gene encoding 23S rRNA (uracil(1939)-C(5))-methyltransferase RlmD translates to MSRKMKNKVLKNLTIERIAAEGKSVTHYEGKVVFVQHVAPGDVVDVRIRRGKSSFMEGEAIHIHEYSKDRAEPFCSHFGVCGGCKWQHINYDLQMEYKRQQVVDQFQRIAKVPIPEVLPIIGSADTRYYRNKLDFTFSNNRWLTREEIDSGKEFERNALGFHIPKRFDKIVDVEHCYLQGGVSNEVRNALRDFALEKGLTFFDMIKQEGLLRNLIIRTSVTDETMVIVQFGEDNPEQVDQVMTFLSERFPDLTSLLYIINLKKNETFHDQDIHTFMGRDYIIEEMEGLKFRVGPKSFYQTNSKQAYELYKVAREFADLNGDEVVYDLYTGTGTIANFVAKKAKQVIGIEYVEAAIEDAKLNAKENDLDNTLFYAGDMKDMLTDEFIASHAAPDVIITDPPRAGMHEDVVSMLLKLAAPKIVYVSCNPATQARDIALLGDKYNVDIVQPVDMFPQTYHVENVVLLTLKTG, encoded by the coding sequence ATGTCGAGAAAGATGAAAAATAAGGTTTTAAAAAACCTTACGATAGAGCGGATTGCCGCTGAAGGCAAAAGTGTCACCCACTACGAAGGAAAAGTGGTATTTGTCCAACATGTGGCACCAGGAGATGTGGTAGACGTCAGGATCAGGCGTGGAAAAAGTAGCTTTATGGAAGGTGAGGCCATCCACATCCATGAATATTCCAAAGACCGGGCAGAACCTTTCTGCTCGCATTTTGGCGTTTGCGGAGGATGTAAATGGCAGCACATCAACTATGACCTTCAGATGGAATATAAGCGGCAGCAGGTCGTGGACCAGTTTCAGCGAATTGCCAAGGTACCCATTCCAGAAGTCCTGCCCATCATAGGCTCTGCCGATACGAGGTATTATCGTAACAAACTTGATTTCACTTTCTCCAATAACAGGTGGCTCACCAGAGAGGAAATTGATTCTGGTAAGGAGTTTGAAAGAAATGCCCTTGGTTTTCATATTCCCAAGCGATTCGATAAAATCGTAGATGTCGAGCATTGCTATCTACAAGGAGGGGTGTCCAATGAGGTCAGAAATGCACTTAGGGATTTCGCCCTTGAGAAGGGGCTGACTTTCTTTGATATGATCAAGCAAGAGGGGCTCCTCCGAAACTTGATCATCAGAACCAGTGTCACCGACGAGACCATGGTAATCGTGCAGTTTGGGGAAGATAATCCCGAACAGGTTGATCAGGTGATGACTTTCCTTTCAGAGCGATTTCCCGACCTCACCTCACTGCTATACATCATCAACCTAAAAAAGAACGAGACTTTCCATGATCAGGATATCCATACTTTTATGGGCAGGGATTATATTATCGAAGAGATGGAAGGACTGAAATTCAGGGTTGGCCCTAAGTCGTTCTATCAAACCAATTCAAAACAAGCCTATGAGCTGTATAAAGTGGCACGGGAATTTGCTGATCTTAATGGGGATGAAGTCGTGTATGATCTCTACACAGGCACCGGAACGATCGCCAATTTCGTGGCAAAAAAAGCCAAACAGGTCATCGGCATTGAATACGTTGAAGCAGCGATCGAAGACGCCAAGCTAAACGCTAAGGAGAATGACCTTGACAACACCCTGTTTTATGCAGGAGACATGAAGGACATGCTTACTGATGAGTTTATCGCTTCACATGCAGCACCGGATGTGATCATCACCGACCCCCCTCGAGCGGGGATGCATGAAGATGTGGTCAGTATGCTTTTAAAACTGGCGGCTCCAAAAATCGTATACGTCAGCTGTAACCCTGCCACACAGGCCCGGGACATTGCGCTTTTGGGTGATAAATATAATGTGGATATCGTACAGCCCGTGGACATGTTTCCACAGACCTATCATGTGGAAAACGTGGTACTGCTGACATTGAAGACTGGGTAA